The Priestia koreensis genomic interval TAGACTGAGAGAAGAACGCCCAAAGTTCTTTGACCCTCCGAACCTGATCTGGGTCATACCAGCGTAGGGAAGTAGAGAGTGCAGGCTTTTCTGTGCTTTTTACATAACCAGTCAGGTTCCATGATTTCATGGAACCTTTTTTTTATTTCGCTGGCTGACCTCCATTTACTAAAAGGAGGAAGCTATTTATGAGTACGCCTGACGTATTTGAGTGGAGTAAGTCATTTGCCAACAGTAAAAAAGTTTATGTTGAAGGGTCATCCCCGACGATTCGGGTGCCGATGCGAGAGATTAAGCTCAGCCCAACCGTAACAACAGAAGGAGAGGTTTCAAATGAGCCACTGCGCGTATATGACACAAGCGGTGCTTATACGGATCCGAATCACAGTATCAATGTGAAGAAGGGACTACCGCCTCTTCGCGAGACGTGGATCACCGAACGGCAGGATACAGAAGAGTATGAAGGCCGTGAAGTAAAACCAGAAGATAATGGATTTAGTAAACGTAGCAATCCTCTTTCTTCTAATGGACGTAAGCCGAAAAAAGCGCGGCAAGGACAAAACGTTACGCAAATGCATTACGCTAAACAAGGTATTGTTACACCTGAAATGGAGTTCGTTGCTATTCGAGAACATTTGTCTGCTGAATTTGTTCGAGAAGAAATTGCAACGGGTCGCGCCATTTTGCCGGCCAACATTAATCATCCAGAAAGCGAGCCGATGATTATTGGACGAAATTTTCACGTAAAGATTAATGCGAACATTGGAAACTCGGCTGTGACTTCTTCTATTGAAGAAGAGGTAGAGAAAATGGTATGGGCAACGCATTGGGGAGCCGATACGCTCATGGATCTGTCAACGGGGAAGGATATTCATACAACGAGAGAATGGATTATTCGCAACTGCCCCGTTCCGGTTGGAACCGTTCCTATCTATCAAGCGCTTGAAAAAGTAAACGGCATTGCAGAAGATCTAACGTGGGAAATTTTTCGCGATACGCTTATTGAACAAGCTGAACAGGGAGTCGACTATTTCACCATTCACGCTGGCGTGTTGCTGCGGTACATTCCTCTCACTGTTAAGCGCCTAACGGGAATTGTCTCTCGAGGTGGCTCTATTATGGCACAGTGGTGCTTGGCGCATCATGAGGAAAGCTTTCTTTATACACACTTTGAAGAGATTTGTGAGATCCTAAAAGCGTACGACATTTCTATTTCACTTGGAGATGGGCTGCGCCCTGGTTCAATTGCAGATGCGAATGATGAAGCTCAGTTCGCTGAATTAGAAACGCTCGGTGAGCTAACAAAGATTGCTTGGAAACACGATGTACAGGTCATGATTGAAGGACCTGGGCACGTTCCGATGCATAAGATTAAAGAGAACATGGAGAAGCAGCTAGACATTTGTCAAGAAGCCCCATTTTATACGCTTGGACCACTTACAACTGATATTGCTCCCGGGTATGATCATATTACATCAGCTATCGGTGCTGCGATGATTGGCTGGTTCGGTACGGCCATGCTTTGTTATGTAACTCCGAAAGAGCATTTAGGTCTTCCAAATAAAAATGATGTTCGAGAGGGCGTTATTACGTATAAAATCGCGGCCCATGCGGCGGATTTAGCGAAAGGCCATCCAGGAGCACAGTTGCGTGATGATGCGCTGTCTAAAGCACGCTTTGAGTTTCGTTGGCACGATCAATTTAATTTATCCCTTGATCCAGACCGAGCAAGAAGCTATCATGACGAAACGCTTCCGGCAGAGGGAGCCAAAGTCGCGCATTTTTGCTCTATGTGCGGGCCAAAGTTTTGTTCGATGCGAATTTCACATGATTTACGAAAGAAAGTACAGGAAGAAAAAAATGAGGATATAGCAGAAGGGTTGAAGCAAAAAGCGGAGGAGTTTGTCGCCAATGGATCAACGATTTATCGATAAAACGATGTCTGTACAAATTCAGCTTCATCAACAGCAAATTCTTCGCCTAAAAAAGGAGGTGATGGAACTACATCGTCAGATTGCTAGTATTCAAGCAAATTGTCAGCACGTCTTTCTAGAAACCGATTGTACGAGAAAGTGTTTAAAGTGTGACTATACAGAGTCACTTCATTATTAAAAAAGTTGGATTGTCCATCCATAGATCGATTTGCAAAGAGAGAGCTAATCCGTTAGCTCTCTCTTTTTTACACCTCTACTTAAGAAGGAGTTTTCTATATAAAAGAAGAACTATAGGTTAAAAAAAGCTATTTAGAAAACAGGGAGAGCTTAAATTCTTTTCTTTTTACGTAAATCTCTATATAATGCGATCATATTGTTTATCCTTTAAAAGTTAGATTGATGTAAATACGGAGTTGGTATGAAATGCAGAAGAGTTTAGATGATTTTATTTATAAAGTTGAACATAAATTACTTCCTTCATTGGATATGAAGAGCCCTCACCCTTATGATCCGATTCAGGTCATTTCTGTTGCAAAAGGATGGAAGTGCCTTGGTGTTGGAAACTATGCGGCCGTGTTTATGAACAATCAGTATCCGGATTGGGTCGTAAAAGTATATGCTAGGGAAGAAGAAGCAGCAGAATTAGAAGCAGATGTGTACAAGCAAATCGGCCCTCACCCTGCTTACTCAGAGCTTATTTATCAGAGTAAGCATTATCTCGTTTTAAAGAGACTGCGAGGAATTACGCTATATGATGCGCTGCATCGAGCCGTTCGAATTCCTAAGCGAGTCATTGAAGACGTAGAGGAAGCGCTCCAGTATGCAAGGAAAAAGGGCTTAACGCCTTGTGATGTACACGGTAAAAACGTCATGATGGAAAATGGCAGAGGATATGTAGTAGACGTATCTGATTTTTATCGTGAAAAGGAAGACCGGAAATGGAGAGATTTATCTAAGGCTTATTACAAGCTGTATGTCCCAATCCTCCTGAAGTTTCCAATACCCATTCCTTATTTTGTTTTGAATCTATCAAGATATGGGTACCGGATCTATCGCAAATGGAAAAAATAACGCTCAATCATTAATGCGGGTGATTGGGCGTTTTGTGTGGAAAGTCGCAACGATTTTTTTGGGTCAATATGTTTAGGTGAGATATCTCGAATTTGTGACATTTATTTGACCAACCTTAATCTTTACTAGCCAAAAAGGCTTGAGAACACGTATTATGGAAGTAACACATTCTAATAAGTTATCAATTTGAAAAACGAGGTGAACGCATGGCTAAATCTAATAAAAAATCAAATAATCGGCCAAAGCAAACGACAAATGTAAAACCGCCATCGCAAAATGCTAAAAAAGGGTCCAAGCAGTCTGATACGTCTTCAACGACCAAAATGATGTTTTGGACGATTGGTATCATTGCCGCGTGTGTACTGATTTTTATTTTGGTTTACAATGGTATGCAAAATAAAAACGCAGCGGATGAATCAAGACCTGCTAAAGCAAACTTTAATTATAGCAATCAGCCCTTTGAAGGGAAAGAAACGGCTCCTGTGAGCATTGTTGAATTCGGCGATTACAAATGTCCAATTTGTAAGCAGGTAAATAGCCAGATCGTGCCAAAGATTAAAAAAGATTTGGTTGATACAGGAAAAGCAAAACTTTATTTCATGAACTATGCGTTTATTCGCGAAGATTCTGAAACGGCAGCGAAATTTGCGGAGGGTGTATACCAAGAGCTAGGAAACGAGAAGTTCTGGGAGTTTCATAATCTTCTATATGAAAAGCAGCCTGAAGATACATCATACGAGCAAAAAGAATTTTTTAGCGATGCTTTTTTAGCTAAAACGTTAGGCACGATCGCAACACCAGATGAAGTGAAAAAAGTTCAAGAAGCGGTAAAAGGTGACAAGGTAACGAAAGCTTTCGATGAAGATATGTCATATGTTCAAAAACTGGGTATTCAAGGAACACCGACTTTCTTTGTGAACGGAAAACCTGTATCTGATTTGAATGATTTGAACAAAATGGTTGAAGATGCGGCAAAGGAGAAAAAATAAGCGATGAATAAGTCATTAGCGTTAGCGTGGCTTACTGCTCTTATTGCAATGCTAGGGAGCTTATTTTTTAGCGAGGTTCGCCACTTTATCCCTTGTACGCTCTGCTGGTATCAGCGAATTCTTATGTACCCACTTGCGTTTATTTTAGGGATTGCCTTTTATAAAAATGATGCGCGTATTTACCGATATGTTCTGCCCCTATCAGGGATTGGAATTGTATTATCGAGCTATCATTATGCGTTGCAGAAAATTCCTGCTATGCAGCACGTCCAGATGTGTCAGAGCGGGGTGCCGTGTACGGGTGAGTACATTAACTGGCTCGGATTTATTACAATTCCGTTCCTAGCTCTTATAGCGTTCGTCATTATCACCATTTGTATGGTGATTCAACGTAGAAAAGCATAACAAAAAAGCGATGAGCCTTCATCGCTTTTTTTATTTTGGAAAGCATGAAATGCAACGAACATGGAAAAATAAAAAGATTAAAAATTCAGGCTGACAATTTACTGATTTCTGTTATAGTTAGTAAGGAAGAATG includes:
- the thiC gene encoding phosphomethylpyrimidine synthase ThiC; this translates as MSTPDVFEWSKSFANSKKVYVEGSSPTIRVPMREIKLSPTVTTEGEVSNEPLRVYDTSGAYTDPNHSINVKKGLPPLRETWITERQDTEEYEGREVKPEDNGFSKRSNPLSSNGRKPKKARQGQNVTQMHYAKQGIVTPEMEFVAIREHLSAEFVREEIATGRAILPANINHPESEPMIIGRNFHVKINANIGNSAVTSSIEEEVEKMVWATHWGADTLMDLSTGKDIHTTREWIIRNCPVPVGTVPIYQALEKVNGIAEDLTWEIFRDTLIEQAEQGVDYFTIHAGVLLRYIPLTVKRLTGIVSRGGSIMAQWCLAHHEESFLYTHFEEICEILKAYDISISLGDGLRPGSIADANDEAQFAELETLGELTKIAWKHDVQVMIEGPGHVPMHKIKENMEKQLDICQEAPFYTLGPLTTDIAPGYDHITSAIGAAMIGWFGTAMLCYVTPKEHLGLPNKNDVREGVITYKIAAHAADLAKGHPGAQLRDDALSKARFEFRWHDQFNLSLDPDRARSYHDETLPAEGAKVAHFCSMCGPKFCSMRISHDLRKKVQEEKNEDIAEGLKQKAEEFVANGSTIYR
- a CDS encoding disulfide oxidoreductase; its protein translation is MNKSLALAWLTALIAMLGSLFFSEVRHFIPCTLCWYQRILMYPLAFILGIAFYKNDARIYRYVLPLSGIGIVLSSYHYALQKIPAMQHVQMCQSGVPCTGEYINWLGFITIPFLALIAFVIITICMVIQRRKA
- a CDS encoding DsbA family protein, translated to MAKSNKKSNNRPKQTTNVKPPSQNAKKGSKQSDTSSTTKMMFWTIGIIAACVLIFILVYNGMQNKNAADESRPAKANFNYSNQPFEGKETAPVSIVEFGDYKCPICKQVNSQIVPKIKKDLVDTGKAKLYFMNYAFIREDSETAAKFAEGVYQELGNEKFWEFHNLLYEKQPEDTSYEQKEFFSDAFLAKTLGTIATPDEVKKVQEAVKGDKVTKAFDEDMSYVQKLGIQGTPTFFVNGKPVSDLNDLNKMVEDAAKEKK
- a CDS encoding serine/threonine protein kinase; its protein translation is MKSPHPYDPIQVISVAKGWKCLGVGNYAAVFMNNQYPDWVVKVYAREEEAAELEADVYKQIGPHPAYSELIYQSKHYLVLKRLRGITLYDALHRAVRIPKRVIEDVEEALQYARKKGLTPCDVHGKNVMMENGRGYVVDVSDFYREKEDRKWRDLSKAYYKLYVPILLKFPIPIPYFVLNLSRYGYRIYRKWKK